In the genome of Desulfurobacterium pacificum, one region contains:
- the recG gene encoding ATP-dependent DNA helicase RecG encodes MKETLKRLKNLLNLLTQDNFKYFHRVKNPHLTLQTLLSQLLPHLDEKRKNWTQKAINLLKNYNSLSEEDRKKLIKELHRVITLKFLEEEIESDLKKEIRPSERIVVSQEKLQKKKSYPIKAFFQPIEKVKGVTEKRAKRLKKLGINTVLDAIYYLPYRYEDRTSVTKMSQLKPNTTALVKGKVTAVSVIETSKKKKKLLKAILYDKTGYVNLIFLQEKVINYYKAILSKAKELDKEVLAYGNVKREIGGYSMIHPEIEVLDKNKKLSKLGKILPIYHTAEGLNQTTVRRDVQSVAKQVIPFLPEYLPEKIIKKHNFPKSYEAFWNVHFPSDEDANALLEFKSPSQKRVIFDELFLFQLALALHKRKIKEEKGISFSITESLIDEFKKHLPFKLTNAQERVLKEIVEDMKSPEPMNRLVQGDVGSGKTVVAAAAAFFAAKGGYQTAVMAPTEILANQHFKKFNEFLKPFGVRVGLLTGSMTKKEKETVYRAIKEGFLQVVVGTHALIQENVEFKNLGLTIIDEQHRFGVKQRLALRKKGSMPDTLVMTATPIPRTLAMTAYGDLDISVIDELPAGRKPIKTKIIFDDEREKLINFLKKELSAGNRVYIVYPLIEESEKLELKAATEMFHYWEEKLKGFSVGLLHGRMKQEEKDAVMEKFKTGEYQVLVSTTVIEVGVDVPEATVMVIEHAERFGLAQLHQLRGRVGRGDRQSYCFLVTSRKVGEDAVKRLRVLEETTDGFKIAEADLKFRGPGEIFGTRQSGLGDFKVADLTRDFELLKTARQEAQELIEKDDLSNYPDLKELLEQRFGEKFELIESG; translated from the coding sequence ATGAAAGAAACGTTAAAGCGCCTAAAAAATCTGCTTAACCTCTTAACACAGGACAATTTCAAATACTTTCACAGAGTAAAAAATCCCCACCTCACCCTCCAAACCCTCCTCTCCCAGCTCCTTCCCCACCTTGACGAAAAAAGAAAAAACTGGACGCAAAAAGCAATAAACCTGCTTAAAAACTATAATTCCCTATCAGAAGAAGACAGAAAAAAGTTAATTAAAGAACTCCACAGGGTAATTACCCTAAAATTCTTAGAAGAGGAAATAGAAAGCGACCTAAAAAAAGAAATCCGCCCCAGCGAACGCATAGTAGTAAGCCAAGAAAAACTCCAAAAAAAGAAAAGCTACCCCATAAAAGCGTTCTTCCAGCCGATAGAAAAAGTAAAAGGCGTAACTGAAAAACGAGCCAAAAGGCTCAAAAAGTTAGGCATCAACACGGTATTAGACGCAATCTACTACCTTCCATACCGATACGAAGACAGAACCAGCGTAACAAAGATGTCCCAGCTAAAGCCAAACACAACCGCCCTTGTAAAAGGCAAAGTCACTGCCGTTTCTGTCATTGAAACTTCAAAGAAAAAGAAAAAGCTCCTCAAAGCCATACTCTACGACAAAACCGGTTACGTAAACCTTATTTTTCTTCAGGAAAAAGTAATCAACTATTACAAAGCAATCCTTTCAAAAGCAAAAGAGTTAGATAAAGAAGTTTTAGCCTACGGAAACGTCAAAAGAGAAATCGGCGGATATTCAATGATTCACCCGGAAATTGAAGTCTTAGACAAGAACAAGAAACTTTCTAAATTAGGCAAAATCCTCCCCATCTACCACACCGCCGAAGGATTAAACCAGACAACCGTCAGAAGAGACGTTCAATCAGTAGCAAAGCAGGTAATCCCGTTCCTCCCCGAATACCTCCCCGAAAAGATAATTAAAAAACACAACTTCCCAAAATCTTACGAAGCCTTCTGGAACGTTCACTTCCCTTCAGACGAAGACGCAAACGCCCTCCTTGAATTTAAAAGCCCCTCACAAAAAAGAGTCATATTTGACGAACTCTTCCTGTTTCAGTTAGCCCTTGCCCTACACAAAAGAAAGATAAAAGAAGAAAAAGGCATTTCTTTTTCCATAACCGAATCCCTCATAGACGAATTCAAAAAGCACCTACCGTTCAAGCTCACAAACGCTCAAGAAAGAGTTCTAAAAGAAATAGTAGAAGATATGAAGTCGCCAGAACCAATGAACAGACTCGTTCAAGGAGACGTGGGAAGCGGTAAAACGGTCGTCGCAGCAGCAGCCGCCTTCTTCGCAGCAAAAGGTGGATACCAAACGGCAGTAATGGCGCCAACAGAAATCCTAGCCAACCAGCACTTTAAAAAGTTTAACGAGTTTCTAAAACCTTTTGGCGTAAGGGTAGGACTCTTAACCGGCTCAATGACCAAAAAGGAAAAAGAGACCGTTTACAGAGCAATAAAAGAAGGCTTTTTGCAGGTAGTTGTAGGAACCCACGCTCTCATACAAGAAAACGTAGAGTTCAAAAACTTAGGACTAACGATAATAGACGAACAGCACCGCTTCGGCGTAAAGCAGCGCCTTGCCTTAAGGAAAAAGGGCAGCATGCCAGACACTTTAGTCATGACGGCAACACCCATTCCGAGAACTTTAGCCATGACAGCCTACGGAGATCTTGACATCTCTGTAATAGACGAACTGCCCGCCGGCAGAAAGCCGATAAAAACGAAAATCATCTTTGACGATGAAAGAGAAAAACTCATTAACTTCCTCAAAAAAGAACTCTCAGCAGGCAACCGCGTTTACATCGTCTATCCGCTCATAGAAGAATCGGAAAAGCTTGAACTGAAGGCTGCAACAGAAATGTTCCACTACTGGGAAGAAAAACTAAAAGGCTTCAGCGTCGGACTGCTACACGGCAGGATGAAGCAGGAAGAAAAAGACGCCGTCATGGAAAAGTTCAAAACTGGCGAGTATCAGGTATTGGTTTCAACAACCGTTATAGAAGTCGGCGTTGACGTCCCGGAAGCTACCGTAATGGTAATAGAACACGCCGAACGCTTCGGCCTTGCCCAGCTACACCAGTTAAGAGGAAGAGTAGGCAGAGGGGACAGGCAGTCCTACTGCTTTTTAGTAACCTCGCGCAAAGTGGGAGAAGATGCAGTTAAAAGATTAAGAGTTTTAGAAGAAACCACGGACGGATTTAAAATAGCAGAAGCAGACCTGAAGTTTAGAGGTCCTGGCGAAATCTTTGGCACAAGGCAGTCAGGGCTTGGCGACTTCAAAGTAGCAGACTTAACAAGAGACTTTGAACTCCTTAAAACAGCAAGACAGGAAGCTCAAGAATTAATCGAAAAGGACGACCTCTCAAACTATCCAGACTTAAAAGAACTCTTGGAACAGCGCTTTGGCGAAAAGTTTGAACTAATTGAATCAGGGTAA